One window of the Pseudofrankia sp. DC12 genome contains the following:
- a CDS encoding WD40 repeat domain-containing protein, whose protein sequence is MAVLAVLGLLVTGGGLTALVQWQRAVDREKATEQARRSAIAEGLLARADGVRQTDPRTALRLAVAADTIATSPGARANLLDTLVGSSPLAATITRHKSTVNTVAFTGSGTTLATGSADGTVSLWDVSHPDSPRPFGHPLAGLTGGVLAVAFTPDGDVLATATTGSSGSAHTSGTGVEATDAEIILWDTSDPAAPRRLGQPLRGHTGNIRAVAFTADGKTLVSGSTDGTVILWDASDPIAPRPFGTPIHDTFNVLSMAVTSDGNTLAVGGDSGVHLWDIRDPTAPRRLEGSTEGDGPFGEANGEVLDQPMEQIRGVNAVAFTPGGTTLVSGSSDGTFALWDVHDPATARRIGQPVVTHTTNLLALAFNRDGSALAIGSNDSTVTVWDVTDPVDPKRTETFTGHTDGVDAVAFAPNGATLATGSFDATAALWHIKDLAAPRRLPAALLTPVDPEPDYIQGFDPFRNQDVAVTADGTTLVRAAGLDETSTAATDPKEHDGPVEIWDITHAGSPRRVATLPGVPGGSFVRSTRFAPGGKLLVVSATKISVTRDAYDGLAESYSAADQNEPVELWDIADPTSPRFLAKLPIVADYSTAPSFTADAKMLAIGTAQGTLELWNLADPSEPRRLRTPKTDLDSYGAEMIWSPDGTKLIMTGYVHGKLTLEIWDTSRPESPRLLASVPTESIELPTFAPDGKTLASATYDGATGSTVTLWDLSDPTSPRRLGGTLSGHLGSARSLAFSHDSTTLAVGGETISLWDVADLASPRRIDLPTLAVESCCLSQIAFNADDTELTVANINGSALPQPIRWDLSYLAGLRKALVPTACARAGGGLTSTEWVQYIPDLTYQRTC, encoded by the coding sequence GTGGCCGTACTGGCCGTACTCGGGCTGCTCGTCACCGGTGGTGGCCTCACCGCCCTGGTGCAGTGGCAACGAGCGGTCGATCGCGAAAAGGCGACGGAACAGGCTCGGCGCTCGGCGATCGCCGAAGGACTGCTCGCCCGCGCCGACGGCGTCCGGCAAACCGACCCACGCACGGCGCTCCGCTTGGCCGTCGCCGCCGACACCATCGCCACCAGCCCCGGCGCCCGGGCGAACCTGCTTGACACTCTCGTCGGCAGCAGCCCGCTCGCCGCGACGATCACCAGACACAAGTCCACCGTCAACACGGTCGCCTTCACTGGCAGTGGCACGACACTGGCTACCGGCAGCGCCGACGGCACCGTTTCCCTGTGGGACGTGTCCCACCCGGATTCGCCCCGACCATTCGGCCATCCGCTCGCCGGTCTGACCGGCGGCGTTCTCGCCGTTGCGTTCACTCCAGACGGAGACGTCCTCGCGACCGCCACTACTGGCAGCAGCGGAAGTGCCCATACCAGCGGCACCGGCGTCGAAGCCACGGACGCCGAGATCATCTTGTGGGACACCTCCGATCCGGCCGCGCCGCGGCGCCTCGGTCAGCCGCTACGCGGCCACACCGGCAACATCCGGGCTGTCGCGTTCACCGCCGACGGCAAGACGCTCGTCAGCGGCAGCACCGACGGCACAGTGATCCTCTGGGATGCCTCCGACCCGATCGCACCAAGGCCGTTCGGCACCCCGATCCACGACACGTTCAATGTGCTGTCCATGGCGGTCACCAGCGACGGCAACACCCTGGCTGTCGGCGGAGACTCCGGTGTGCACCTATGGGACATCCGGGATCCCACCGCGCCACGGCGCCTAGAGGGCAGCACAGAAGGAGACGGGCCATTCGGCGAGGCCAACGGGGAAGTACTCGACCAGCCTATGGAACAGATTCGAGGCGTCAACGCGGTCGCGTTCACGCCTGGCGGCACCACCCTGGTCAGCGGTAGCTCCGACGGCACGTTTGCCCTTTGGGACGTCCACGACCCCGCGACGGCTCGCCGCATAGGCCAACCGGTCGTCACGCATACGACCAACCTGCTCGCCCTCGCGTTCAACCGCGACGGATCGGCCCTCGCGATCGGCAGTAACGACAGCACCGTCACCGTCTGGGACGTAACCGACCCAGTCGACCCGAAACGTACAGAGACCTTCACAGGCCACACCGATGGCGTGGACGCCGTGGCATTCGCCCCGAACGGCGCCACTCTCGCCACGGGTAGTTTTGACGCCACCGCGGCCCTGTGGCACATCAAAGACCTCGCCGCGCCTCGACGCCTTCCCGCTGCACTGCTCACGCCAGTCGACCCGGAGCCAGACTACATTCAAGGGTTCGACCCGTTCCGGAACCAAGATGTTGCCGTTACCGCCGATGGCACCACACTCGTCCGCGCCGCTGGTCTCGACGAGACCTCGACGGCCGCTACCGACCCCAAAGAACACGATGGGCCAGTAGAAATCTGGGACATCACCCACGCGGGATCTCCGCGACGCGTCGCAACGCTGCCTGGCGTGCCCGGTGGATCTTTCGTACGGAGCACCCGGTTCGCTCCCGGCGGCAAACTTCTTGTCGTGTCCGCCACCAAGATATCCGTGACCCGCGACGCGTACGATGGCCTCGCTGAAAGCTACTCGGCAGCGGACCAGAACGAACCGGTAGAGCTCTGGGATATCGCGGACCCGACCTCTCCCCGCTTCCTGGCCAAGCTCCCAATCGTCGCAGACTATTCCACTGCCCCATCTTTCACTGCCGACGCAAAGATGCTGGCCATAGGGACCGCCCAGGGAACGCTGGAGCTGTGGAACCTCGCTGATCCCAGCGAGCCCCGCCGCCTCCGAACTCCCAAGACCGACCTTGACAGCTACGGCGCAGAAATGATCTGGAGCCCAGACGGCACCAAGCTTATCATGACAGGATACGTCCACGGAAAACTGACCTTGGAGATATGGGATACGTCCCGTCCGGAATCTCCTCGGCTCCTGGCATCCGTCCCCACCGAGTCCATTGAGCTACCAACTTTCGCTCCTGATGGGAAGACACTCGCGAGCGCCACCTACGACGGTGCGACTGGTTCCACCGTGACCCTGTGGGATCTATCGGACCCAACCTCCCCACGTCGGCTCGGCGGAACGCTTTCCGGCCACCTCGGCTCAGCCAGATCACTGGCATTCAGCCATGACTCGACCACGCTCGCCGTCGGCGGAGAGACGATCTCCCTCTGGGATGTAGCCGACTTGGCGTCCCCGCGCCGCATCGACCTCCCAACACTTGCAGTCGAGTCCTGCTGCCTTAGTCAAATCGCCTTCAACGCCGACGACACCGAGCTGACAGTGGCAAATATTAACGGTTCGGCCCTTCCGCAACCCATCCGATGGGACCTCAGCTACCTTGCCGGCCTACGAAAGGCCCTCGTGCCCACTGCGTGCGCACGAGCGGGCGGCGGCCTCACCTCCACCGAGTGGGTCCAGTACATTCCTGATCTCACGTACCAGCGCACTTGCTAA
- a CDS encoding ISAs1 family transposase yields the protein MTAARSEVARALAAAEREETLARAQVTVNALVARAVAVRALAGGSLLEAFASVVDPRHPRGVRHALPVILTLCVGAVLRGETEVLDVAVAVEHADQVLLAACGARTSPTTGLFEAPSQDTVLRVLAKLSAASLDETVGAHLSGRVRRVHGERPDPDDPAGPDGNGQPAHAGRAGRRREQRAARRAFAADGKALRGAARDGTRTYLLSVATHDEGVVVAQHEIGEKTNEVPALVPLLKALDAYQPLAGAVITVDAGHTVRAHGRAIRALGAHFVFTVKLNTPALNADCEAAADWNNLPVEHAAETHGHGREELRTIRRAPATAEIRARHPGARTVALIERYATHTVHKGKGARRVTQTVTTAVSVFVITSLELDEVTAEELAGYVKGHWAIESKVHYVRDVTYREDASQVRTGDLPRVMATLRNTAISLIRLAGHKAIKPTIRRLKHDTALLLNVLGLKHPA from the coding sequence GTGACGGCGGCTCGGTCCGAGGTGGCGAGGGCGCTGGCCGCGGCCGAACGCGAGGAGACCCTGGCTCGCGCGCAGGTGACAGTGAATGCGCTGGTCGCGCGGGCGGTGGCGGTGCGGGCACTGGCGGGCGGGTCGCTGCTCGAGGCGTTCGCGTCGGTGGTCGACCCGCGTCACCCGCGCGGGGTGCGCCACGCGCTCCCGGTGATCCTGACGTTGTGCGTGGGGGCGGTGCTGCGTGGGGAGACCGAGGTCCTCGACGTGGCGGTCGCGGTCGAGCACGCCGACCAGGTGCTGCTCGCCGCGTGCGGCGCCCGGACCTCGCCGACGACCGGCCTGTTCGAGGCCCCGTCGCAGGACACGGTGCTGCGCGTGCTCGCGAAGCTGAGCGCGGCATCCCTGGACGAGACCGTCGGGGCCCACCTGTCCGGCCGCGTGCGCCGCGTCCACGGCGAACGCCCCGACCCCGACGACCCTGCCGGCCCGGACGGGAACGGGCAACCGGCGCACGCGGGCCGGGCGGGGCGGCGGCGTGAGCAGCGCGCCGCGCGGCGTGCGTTCGCCGCGGACGGCAAGGCGCTGCGCGGCGCCGCGCGCGACGGGACGCGCACGTACCTGCTCTCGGTGGCGACCCACGACGAGGGCGTCGTCGTCGCCCAGCACGAGATCGGCGAGAAGACCAACGAGGTCCCCGCCCTGGTCCCGCTACTGAAGGCCCTGGACGCCTACCAGCCCCTGGCCGGCGCCGTGATCACTGTCGATGCCGGCCACACCGTACGCGCGCACGGCAGGGCGATCCGCGCGCTCGGCGCGCACTTCGTGTTCACCGTCAAACTCAACACCCCGGCACTCAATGCCGACTGCGAGGCCGCCGCGGACTGGAACAACCTGCCCGTCGAGCACGCGGCCGAGACCCACGGCCACGGACGCGAGGAACTGCGCACGATCCGCCGCGCTCCGGCGACCGCCGAGATCCGCGCCCGCCACCCGGGCGCCCGCACCGTCGCGCTCATCGAGCGCTACGCCACCCACACCGTCCACAAGGGCAAGGGCGCCAGGCGGGTCACGCAGACCGTGACCACCGCGGTGTCGGTGTTCGTCATCACCAGCCTGGAACTCGACGAGGTCACCGCCGAGGAACTCGCGGGCTACGTGAAGGGCCACTGGGCCATCGAGAGCAAGGTCCACTATGTCCGTGACGTCACCTACCGTGAGGACGCCTCTCAGGTGAGGACCGGTGACCTCCCCCGAGTCATGGCCACGCTCCGTAACACAGCGATCAGCCTGATCCGGCTCGCCGGCCACAAGGCGATCAAGCCCACCATTCGGCGGCTCAAGCACGACACAGCCCTACTCCTGAACGTCCTCGGCCTCAAACACCCCGCCTGA